A DNA window from Pontimonas salivibrio contains the following coding sequences:
- a CDS encoding glycoside hydrolase family 3 N-terminal domain-containing protein, protein MLLSSPALKATSPKKFVVCAVVVSFVLSACAGALTKSPEQELGQIPGAATGQEVSADSFSFPDIDGVATEELDPVESGDLAGEVVSGWTLEEKVASLFIIHVPGTTEAPHQRVIDTHPIGGFLLLGDNISGDIEQARPFISSLRTMADSDLLIAIDQEGGAVQRLRPDDFPSASELSTEPVNRTTETTRERNRLVFDAGANVNLGVVADVSPGQDAYIHSRAFGSEPEEVSARVKAALQGSIDGVAVAVKHFPGHGLTVDDTHKTLGVAEEDFDQWSERHAPPFRAAVNEQVPLLMLGHLVMEEVDDRPASLSEPWISLLRQQWGYSGVIITDDLSMLEASGDSRFEDPSLNAVEAFASGVDMVVDSGGLSAEQALTRLTAMVEAVVAAVEREEISESHIDQAALRALRLRESLGGVSRPFEDTESGELDG, encoded by the coding sequence GTGCTCCTTTCTTCCCCTGCCTTAAAAGCCACCAGCCCGAAGAAATTCGTTGTGTGTGCCGTGGTCGTTTCTTTTGTTCTCTCGGCCTGCGCCGGAGCCCTTACGAAATCGCCAGAACAAGAACTTGGCCAGATTCCAGGTGCTGCGACAGGTCAAGAAGTATCCGCCGATTCTTTTAGCTTTCCTGATATCGACGGGGTGGCGACTGAGGAACTTGATCCGGTCGAAAGTGGGGATTTGGCGGGGGAGGTGGTCTCCGGGTGGACGCTGGAGGAGAAGGTCGCTTCACTCTTTATCATCCATGTGCCCGGCACAACTGAAGCACCCCACCAACGCGTCATTGACACTCACCCGATCGGTGGTTTTCTCCTACTCGGTGACAATATTTCCGGTGATATCGAGCAAGCTCGACCCTTTATTAGTTCACTAAGGACCATGGCCGATAGTGACCTTCTCATCGCCATTGACCAAGAAGGCGGGGCCGTCCAACGACTCCGGCCGGATGATTTTCCGAGCGCCAGCGAACTGTCAACAGAACCGGTGAACCGCACCACGGAGACGACCCGTGAGCGTAATCGTCTCGTGTTTGATGCGGGGGCGAACGTCAACCTGGGGGTAGTAGCCGACGTGAGTCCCGGTCAGGACGCCTACATTCACTCACGCGCGTTTGGTAGCGAACCCGAAGAAGTCAGCGCTCGAGTGAAGGCGGCCCTCCAAGGTTCTATTGACGGGGTCGCTGTGGCGGTGAAACATTTCCCCGGTCATGGGTTGACCGTAGATGACACTCACAAAACCCTCGGTGTTGCAGAAGAAGATTTTGATCAGTGGAGTGAGCGGCATGCGCCACCCTTCAGGGCGGCTGTGAACGAGCAGGTGCCACTGCTGATGCTGGGGCACCTGGTGATGGAAGAGGTCGATGATCGGCCGGCTTCCCTTTCGGAGCCCTGGATCTCCCTGCTCCGACAACAGTGGGGTTATAGCGGAGTGATCATCACCGACGATTTGTCCATGTTGGAAGCATCCGGTGACTCGCGGTTTGAAGATCCCTCATTAAACGCTGTTGAGGCTTTCGCCTCCGGTGTGGACATGGTCGTTGACAGTGGTGGACTGAGCGCGGAGCAAGCGCTTACCCGACTGACTGCAATGGTTGAGGCGGTAGTAGCTGCCGTCGAGCGGGAAGAGATTTCCGAGAGCCACATCGACCAGGCCGCCCTCAGAGCGTTGAGGTTGCGCGAATCACTCGGGGGAGTGAGCAGGCCATTCGAGGACACCGAGTCTGGCGAACTCGACGGCTAG
- a CDS encoding App1 family protein, which produces MARPEDRSTDHKARPVDPIHRAARIEDWFQQRRVRSGLKRGLVPQVIPFRGYGSTSWIRVLARVVLAAKPEPDAQGPKKIRGWRSFTSAPVPFAEVTLTADGHTLTVQADRGGVIDHTLDVSLSPGWHDVWMRVGDGLPVRARVFIIADDQNIGVICDVDDTIMVTALPRPFLAAWNSFVRDEHARRPVPGMAVLLERTVRQYPGCPVIYLSTGAWNVQPTISRFLKRHLYPMGSLLLTDWGPTTDRIFRSGLDHKKENLERLAKDFPHVRWILIGDDGQHDEELYSNFAMNHPDQVRAIAIRELLAPEALLAGGRSHTNRTVNPEVTPWVSASNGAGLAVEFARLGVLEWPAHSPE; this is translated from the coding sequence GTGGCCAGACCGGAAGACCGATCGACCGACCATAAGGCAAGACCGGTGGACCCCATCCATCGAGCCGCTCGCATCGAAGACTGGTTCCAGCAAAGGCGCGTCCGCTCTGGCTTAAAGCGAGGCCTTGTCCCCCAAGTAATCCCCTTTCGCGGATATGGCAGCACATCCTGGATACGGGTACTCGCTCGAGTGGTGCTCGCAGCCAAACCAGAGCCTGATGCCCAGGGTCCCAAAAAAATTCGTGGCTGGCGTTCGTTCACTTCTGCACCGGTGCCCTTTGCCGAAGTCACCCTGACAGCTGACGGACACACCCTGACTGTCCAAGCTGATCGCGGTGGAGTAATTGATCACACCTTGGACGTGTCGCTCTCACCCGGCTGGCATGACGTGTGGATGCGAGTCGGCGATGGCCTACCTGTTCGTGCCCGAGTGTTCATCATCGCCGATGACCAAAACATTGGGGTGATTTGCGACGTAGATGACACCATCATGGTCACGGCCCTCCCCCGCCCTTTTCTTGCCGCCTGGAACTCTTTTGTGAGAGATGAACACGCCAGACGCCCAGTGCCCGGCATGGCAGTCCTTCTGGAGCGCACCGTCCGTCAATACCCGGGTTGCCCCGTGATCTATCTCTCAACAGGGGCCTGGAACGTTCAACCCACTATCAGTCGGTTTCTGAAGCGACACCTCTACCCGATGGGCTCCCTCTTACTCACGGATTGGGGCCCCACGACAGACCGGATTTTTCGTAGCGGCCTCGACCATAAGAAAGAGAACCTGGAGCGACTCGCGAAAGATTTTCCCCACGTTCGGTGGATTCTCATTGGGGATGACGGCCAACACGACGAAGAGCTCTACTCGAATTTCGCCATGAACCACCCGGATCAAGTCCGAGCCATTGCGATCAGGGAACTTCTGGCACCCGAAGCACTCCTCGCGGGAGGACGCTCTCACACCAATCGGACAGTGAACCCGGAGGTCACCCCGTGGGTGTCTGCATCAAATGGTGCCGGACTAGCCGTCGAGTTCGCCAGACTCGGTGTCCTCGAATGGCCTGCTCACTCCCCCGAGTGA